In Solanum pennellii chromosome 7, SPENNV200, the following are encoded in one genomic region:
- the LOC107024607 gene encoding pentatricopeptide repeat-containing protein At2g34400: MFLRAKSQKYKISRFFTIEATKQAFNNQQECFPITQQLLFLLKKCITIKQVQQIHAQMLIYSIDKANFLLSRIIDLKNFDYATLLFSHIHSPNEYAFNIMIRGLTTTWQKFDLSLEFYHKMKSLGLKTDNFTYPFVFMCCGNLLAVKLGGLAHCEVVKNGLFVDFHVGHSLITMYSRFGKMGFARKVFDEISLRDLVSWNSMISGYAQTGCSREAVGLFMEMRDEGFEPDERSLVSVLVACGDLGDVNLGKWVEEYVVGKRMEMNSFIGSALINMYGKCGDLVSARRIFDGMKKKDAITWNAMISGYAQNGLSDETISLFNAMKEAGVNPNNITLVSVLSACASIGALDVGKSIDDYASRRGIKYDIYVATALIDMYAKSGKLDDAYQIFESMPRKNEVSWNAMISALAFHGRAQEALSLFERMSLKSSDARPDDVTFVGVLSACVHAGLVDKGKYIFDIMNSSFGLVPKVEHYSCMVDLLSRAGRVYEAWDFIEKMPQKPDEILLGALLGACQKLKNIDVGERVMQLLLEMEPSNSGNYIISSKIYANLRRWDDSARMRQLMRQKGVTKIPGCSWIEMDSQLVEFRAGDSSHPIIDGIQQALDLLYEEMTIEGYVPNVNLV, from the exons ATGTTTCTTAGAGCTAAatcccaaaaatataaaatctccCGCTTTTTCACCATTGAAGCAACAAAACAAGCTTTCAATAATCAACAAGAATGTTTTCCCATTACTCAACAACTCTTATTCCTCTTGAAAAAATGCATTACAATCAAACAAGTACAACAAATCCATGCCCAAATGTTAATTTACTCTATAGACAAAGCCAACTTTTTGCTTTCAAGAATAATAGACCTCAAGAATTTCGACTATGCTACTCTTCTTTTTTCACATATTCATAGCCCCAATGAGTATGCATTTAATATTATGATAAGAGGGTTAACTACAACATGGCAAAAATTTGATCTTTCTTTAGAATTTTATCACAAAATGAAGTCTTTAGGTTTGAAAACTGATAATTTTACCTACCCTTTTGTGTTTATGTGTTGTGGGAATCTTTTAGCTGTGAAGCTTGGTGGATTAGCTCATTGTGAGGTTGTGAAAAATGGGTTGTTTGTGGATTTTCATGTTGGTCATTCTTTGATTACTATGTATTCACGTTTTGGGAAAATGGGTTTTGCAAGGAAGGTGTTTGATGAAATTTCACTGAGAGATTTGGTTTCGTGGAATTCGATGATTTCGGGGTATGCTCAAACGGGTTGTTCAAGAGAGGCAGTGGGATTGTTTATGGAAATGAGGGATGAGGGTTTTGAACCTGATGAGAGGAGTCTTGTGAGTGTTCTTGTGGCATGTGGGGATTTGGGAGATGTGAATTTGGGAAAGTGGGTGGAGGAGTATGTTGTGGGGAAGAGAATGGAGATGAATTCTTTTATTGGTTCAGCTCTGATTAACATGTATGGAAAGTGTGGAGATTTGGTTTCTGCTAGAAGGATCTTTGATGgcatgaagaagaaagatgccATCACTTGGAATGCAATGATTTCAGG GTACGCACAAAATGGGTTGTCCGATGAAACAATCTCTTTGTTCAATGCCATGAAGGAGGCAGGAGTTAACCCAAATAATATCACACTGGTAAGTGTTCTCTCTGCATGTGCTTCAATTGGAGCCCTGGATGTCGGAAAAAGCATCGATGACTATGCATCAAGAAGAGGAATAAAGTATGACATATATGTAGCTACGGCCTTAATTGATATGTATGCAAAATCCGGCAAATTGGATGATGCgtatcaaatatttgaaagcaTGCCTAGAAAAAATGAAGTCTCTTGGAATGCAATGATTTCTGCTCTTGCCTTTCACGGAAGAGCACAAGAAGCATTATCGCTATTTGAGCGCATGTCACTCAAGAGTAGTGATGCCCGACCAGATGATGTCACGTTTGTTGGAGTACTCTCAGCATGTGTACATGCAGGGTTGGTTGATAAAGGGAAGTACATCTTTGATATAATGAACTCATCATTTGGATTGGTTCCAAAAGTTGAGCATTACTCTTGCATGGTTGACCTTTTGTCTCGTGCTGGTCGTGTATATGAGGCATGGGACTTCATTGAGAAGATGCCTCAAAAACCAGATGAAATTTTACTTGGTGCATTGCTTGGTGCCTGTCAAAAGCTCAAAAATATTGATGTCGGGGAACGAGTGATGCAGCTACTCCTTGAGATGGAACCGTCAAATTCGGGTAATTATATAATATCGTCCAAGATATATGCAAACCTCCGAAGGTGGGATGATTCAGCTAGGATGAGACAATTAATGAGACAAAAAGGTGTGACGAAAATTCCAGGCTGTAGCTGGATTGAGATGGATTCTCAACTTGTTGAATTTCGTGCTGGTGATTCGTCACATCCAATCATAGATGGGATTCAACAAGCACTAGACTTGTTGTACGAGGAGATGACCATTGAAGGTTATGTTCCAAATGTGAATCTTGTGTAG